The Nocardioides zeae genome includes the window CCGCAAGGTCGTGAAGGCGCAGCGCGCCTTCGAGGTCGCGGGCCGCGCGCTCTTCTACCTGCCGCCCGCGTGGCCGCTCGCCGTGGCGTCGCTCAGCATCTCCAAGATCATCGACAACATGGAGATCGGGCACAACGTCATGCACGGCCAGTACGACTGGATGGGCGACCCCGGCCTCAACTCGCGCATGTTCGAGTGGGACAACGTGTGCCCGTCGGAGCAGTGGAAGTACTCGCACAACTACATCCACCACACGTTCACCAACATCGTCGGCAAGGACCGCGACATCGGGTACGGCGTCCTCCGGATGGACCCCGACCAGAAGTGGCACCCGTACTACCTGGGCAACCCGGTCTACGCGTTCCTCCTCATGGTGTTCTTCGAGTGGGGCGTCGCGCTCCACGACCTCGAGGTGGAGAACATCGTCGCCGGCAAGCGGAAGATCTCCGAGAACGCCGCCCTGCACCGCGGGATCATGCGCAAGGTGAAGCGCCAGGCGCTCAAGGACTACGTGCTGTTCCCGGCGCTCACCGGCCCGCTCTTCCCGCTCACCTTCGCGGGTAACGCGACCGCCAATTTGGTGCGCAACATCTGGGCCTTCAACATCATCTTTTGCGGGCACTTCCCGGCGGGGGTCGCCTCGTTCTCGATGGAGGAGTCGGAGGACGAGTCGCGCGGCCAGTGGTACCTGCGCCAGCTGCTCGGCTCGGCCAACATCACCGGCAGCCCCCTCTTCCACGTGATGAGCGGCAACCTGTCGCACCAGATCGAGCACCACCTGTTCCCCGACTTGCCGGCACGCCGCTACCCGGAGATCGCCGACGAGGTGCGGGAGATCTGCGAGCGCTACGGGCTGCAGTACAACACCGGGCCGCTGCACAGCCAGCTGCTCAGCGTCGCCAAGAAGATCTGCCGCTACGCGCTGCCCGACGACGTCTCCGAGGTGCCGGGCGTCCCGCTCCTGCAGCGGCTCCTGGGTCGCCGCAAGCCGGCCCCGGTTGCCGTCGTGCCGGACGCTGCCTGACACTCGTCCCATGACCGACGAGCGCACGGGAGGCGACCGCCTCAGCAAGGCCGAGATCGCGAAGGACGTCGTGCAGACCTCGGTGGAGATCGCCGCCACCACGGTGGGCCGCGTCGCCGCCATCGTGACCGGCGCCGTGCGGGACGTCGCGAGCGCGGTGGGCGAGGGCGCCACCGAGGCGTTCGAGCTCCGTGACGCGGCCCG containing:
- a CDS encoding fatty acid desaturase family protein; translation: MTAAPTEALRPAPTPEPGEEPISPNLPLTPTQLEAFGEEMDAIRQRIIASLGEEDAAYIRKVVKAQRAFEVAGRALFYLPPAWPLAVASLSISKIIDNMEIGHNVMHGQYDWMGDPGLNSRMFEWDNVCPSEQWKYSHNYIHHTFTNIVGKDRDIGYGVLRMDPDQKWHPYYLGNPVYAFLLMVFFEWGVALHDLEVENIVAGKRKISENAALHRGIMRKVKRQALKDYVLFPALTGPLFPLTFAGNATANLVRNIWAFNIIFCGHFPAGVASFSMEESEDESRGQWYLRQLLGSANITGSPLFHVMSGNLSHQIEHHLFPDLPARRYPEIADEVREICERYGLQYNTGPLHSQLLSVAKKICRYALPDDVSEVPGVPLLQRLLGRRKPAPVAVVPDAA